One genomic segment of Hordeum vulgare subsp. vulgare chromosome 2H, MorexV3_pseudomolecules_assembly, whole genome shotgun sequence includes these proteins:
- the LOC123428517 gene encoding peroxidase 66-like translates to MASSSVAALAVVLATAATLLLSPATSLPVFTGDDGASPGFHSASCPQLDGIVWSSVEAALRQDVAVAAGMLRLYFHDCFPQGCDASILLNDTAARETALGPNLTIQPRAMQLIESIRARAHAVCGPVVSCADITLLATRDIIVISGGPWFNVPQGNLDSLAPAAQEKVFELPAPDTASVATLVTSFATRGLGDVADLVALSGAHTIGRSQCGSFVDRSQRADDTFSRKLAANCSKHPDRLQNLDVITPDLFDNAYFKALGFNQGVFTSDMALVKNKTTAPIVKRFAESKEAFFGQFARSMEKLARVPKPAGNVGEIRRFSCFRPNAQRADAAVDDAAGEEEEEEGFAASA, encoded by the coding sequence ATGGCGAGCAGCTCTGTAGCAGCACTGGCCGTCGTCCTGGCCACCGCGGCCACGCTGCTTCTCTCCCCGGCCACGTCCCTGCCCGTCTTCACCGGCGACGACGGCGCCTCCCCTGGCTTCCACTCGGCGTCGTGCCCGCAGCTGGACGGCATCGTGTGGTCGTCCGTGGAGGCGGCGCTGCGGCAGGAcgtggcggtggcggcgggcATGCTCCGCCTCTACTTCCACGACTGCTTCCCGCAGGGCTGCGACGCCTCCATCCTCCTCAACGACACCGCCGCCCGCGAGACGGCGCTGGGCCCCAACCTCACCATCCAGCCGCGCGCCATGCAGCTCATCGAGTCCATCCGCGCCAGGGCGCACGCCGTCTGCGGGCCCGTCGTCTCCTGCGCCGACATCACCCTGCTCGCCACCCGCGACATCATCGTCATCTCCGGCGGGCCCTGGTTCAACGTGCCGCAGGGCAACCTCGACAGCCTGGCCCCCGCGGCGCAGGAGAAGGTGTTCGAGCTCCCGGCGCCGGACACGGCAAGCGTGGCCACGCTCGTGACCTCCTTCGCCACCAGGGGCCTCGGCGACGTCGCCGACCTCGTGGCGCTCTCCGGCGCGCACACCATCGGGCGGTCGCAGTGCGGCAGCTTCGTCGACCGGTCCCAGCGCGCCGACGACACCTTCTCGAGGAAGCTGGCGGCCAACTGCAGCAAGCACCCGGACCGGCTGCAGAACCTGGACGTGATCACCCCGGACCTGTTCGACAACGCGTACTTCAAGGCTCTCGGGTTCAACCAGGGCGTGTTCACCTCCGACATGGCGCTGGTCAAGAACAAGACCACGGCGCCCATCGTGAAGCGGTTCGCGGAGAGCAAGGAGGCCTTCTTCGGGCAGTTCGCCAGGTCCATGGAGAAGCTCGCCAGGGTGCCCAAGCCGGCGGGCAACGTGGGCGAGATCCGCCGCTTCAGCTGCTTCAGGCCCAACGCCCAGCGCGCCGACGCTGCCGTGGACGACGCcgccggtgaggaggaggaggaggagggcttcGCCGCCTCCGCCTGA